The Cololabis saira isolate AMF1-May2022 chromosome 18, fColSai1.1, whole genome shotgun sequence genome contains the following window.
CAGGTGTTTTAAAAGAAAACCCTGGAGCCacaagttgttgtttttgttgtttttcttttttttttccccggaGGGGAGGTGAAAAAGATGCGGCGTGTCGTGTTTGAGGAAGGAGGACTATGAACGATCGCTGTCGGGCTGCAAAGTGTGCTTTTACCGGGGCTAAAATGAGGTTTCGGCTGGTGAAACGGaacctgctggtgctgctggggGTCGTGTTCGTGATCCTGACCCTGCTGGTGTCCACACGTGTGTTGATGATCTCTGACGGGGGAGGAAGTGGAAACCAGGGCCTCCTGCACGCAGACACCATCAAGTTTAACTACAACTCCCTGTCAGAGCTGACCCAGTCCATCTACGGGGCCAATTACAAGCAGTGTGTCCTCAATGCAGACAAGTTCCCCGGAGATGCTCAGCTGGTGCTGGTCGTGCAGGTCCACAACAGGCCCCAGTACCTCAAGCTGCTCATCCGCTCGCTGGAGAGGGCGGCCGAGGTCCACagcttcctcctcatcttcagcCACGACTACTTTTCCGAGGAAATAAACACGATTGTGCAAGGGATAACTTTCTGCAAGGTACTGCAGATTTATTTCCCCTTCAGCACTCAGCTGTATCCCGAGGAGTTTCCTGGGCAGGACCCACGGGACTGCCCTCGAGACACATCCAGAGAGAACGCTGTCAAAACAGGATGCCTCAACGCCGAACACCCGGACTCGTACGGACACTACAGGGAAGCCTTCATCACGCAGACCAAACAccactggtggtggaagctg
Protein-coding sequences here:
- the si:ch73-91k6.2 gene encoding alpha-1,6-mannosyl-glycoprotein 2-beta-N-acetylglucosaminyltransferase; its protein translation is MNDRCRAAKCAFTGAKMRFRLVKRNLLVLLGVVFVILTLLVSTRVLMISDGGGSGNQGLLHADTIKFNYNSLSELTQSIYGANYKQCVLNADKFPGDAQLVLVVQVHNRPQYLKLLIRSLERAAEVHSFLLIFSHDYFSEEINTIVQGITFCKVLQIYFPFSTQLYPEEFPGQDPRDCPRDTSRENAVKTGCLNAEHPDSYGHYREAFITQTKHHWWWKLHFVWERVQAVQGYSGFAVFLEEDNYILPDFFHFYKSMVEFTKKSCPDCDMLSLGNHNALNDFTTTSHKVLTSGWMSTKHNIGMAISREVYYKLMGCSNDFCTYDDYNWDWTLQFLSGTCIRKGLKVLAAQGSRVLHTGDCGLHQKENCRPEWASQKVEENLLKAKEGLFPPSLILSGAETVEHKTHMKNGGWGDIRDHILCNNYAKRL